TAGATGATTCATCTACAGGGGCGTACAAATGGGGAAATtacttaaggcagcccagcaaagagcaccatacaccagtgagtacactgcaggtaaagtgccttgcccaaggacacacaacagtgtgggatcaaaccaccaaccttccggttattggccAACCCttctataccactgagccactgctgcccacaaagaGTTCACCCcaggggggtccaaacgggttATTTTAAAATGGGGTGGGGGacccccctctgatataatggtagctatgCCTATGTGTGACAGGCTTCCTCTGAATGTGATGCAATCATATCTCTGATATGATCTCATGAGGTCACACTTTGTTTCATCAAAAGCATCCTTCATGCCCATGCTGGTCAGGACAAGGTTCAGGTCACAGgactcctccagctcctctatCACCCTTTTCTTTGAATCTTTGAAAGTTTTTTGGACCATGTCAGCAtcctggacagaaagctgcatgctgcGGGACTGATGGGGTTCAgtgtgtgaggatgaggatgaagagtgaagatGTCAGTCATGATGACAGTACACTGTTCAGCATCACTTGAATGAGTGAACTATAGTTAGCTATTAGCTTCTAGCTAAGTCCATCTaaaactgaggctgattaacattgaAGTAGGAacatgtggctgcagtcagGTAGTGTTATGCATGGTAAAATCCTTCCCAACACTCTTCACTATAACAAACAAAATCATCTCATTGAAGTCATGCAGTCATTCTCAGATGCTCACTCAGGACAGCAGTATTGTCCAGGACACTCATGGTAGATGAAAAAGAGGAAGGGGTGGTCTGCCACAAACAGTTGGTTGGAATCATTGCAGCTCGTTCCCCAATAACAgctgcagtggcagcagcagcctcacttCACTCCTCGTTTACATGATTCTCTCTCAGTGGTGAATCATTGCACTGTAGCCTAAtcttttaaatcacttttatCATTGCAGTCGAATGACAGTGCCAAAAAGTGCAGCCTACCCTTACTGACAGACTCTCTTTGAGTGTTCCAGATCATTTCGTGTTATTTACATGCTGGTGCATCTGGGTTGTGAAGGATCAACCACCGTGTGTTGAAGCACTTTCCCCCACACGGCCATGACTAAGCTGAGCACAGGAAAGgacacatcatcacattagCATCGTTCTTTGTAAATAAAAATCTAGAGAGGATGGGTGATGTGACAAAATCAGCATTGGTGTGATGTTTAATGTGTACTACAGCGCTCTCTTGTGGTCAGCCTGAATCATTGCGGCAGTTGTAGTCTGAGTTGGAGCATGCTAACATGGGAACAGGAGAGCGGTGGATAAACAGCAACAGGACAATCAGTCATTGGGCTTCATGTGTTTAGTAAAGTCTTTTTCCGAAGGGGGAGGATATTTGGACTCCTACGGTAAGAGAAAGCCACCATGCGTCATCTTAGCTTTGTCCACACAGCCTGTGCGGCTTAGCTTGCTAGCTACCGTAAAGGTAATGTGATAGCAGCAGGACGGTGGACACTACCCTTCAAAAACGTGCAGGTCTACGTTAGCTTATTTTTCAAAGCAAAACAACcgtaaaaaaagcaaaaataatacGTTTGGTTAATTAGCAGCAATAGTTAACTCATTCGGCTGAGGAATAATACTCTTAAGCAGACATTATTTAGAAAAAATACGCGTTAGCTCACTTTGGATTGTTGCAAATAGTAACAAACTCTTAACTAGTTAGTGCTAGTTGACAAAGTGAAAATGAGACAAACTAaggacatttatttatgtttctcTTTCACACCGTGTCATTACTTTACTTTAAAACCATGATTGTTGTTAATGGAGTTCGTGCTCTTCAGTAAAGGATGTCGTTAGTCACATTAGCTTGCTTGCTAACTGAAGACATTACAGTTAGCTTCAGTGTTAGCCCCCTGTCCTGATGGTGAAATAAAATACGAAGCCGGATAATAATTATAGTGTGTTGTCGTCAGTGTGTGGTTGGGTCTGGTCCCAGCTCATCCGTCATGTTTCACCGAAATAGCTGCAGGAGTCTGTCAACAGTGATTAAGCAGCATGAACTATCAATGTTTGTCATTTAGTTCCCGTATGTTACGTGTTCGTATTTATGTACGTTTAACTAATGATGGTTCGGATTTTATATATGATCCAGTCAGATCTGTGTCACTAGCGTTCTGTCTGTCAGGCTTTTAGAAAGGCTCGGGGTGGCTTTCTCTGACCTCCACTGATGCTGAATTAATGTAAACACAGGTAGCTCCCGTGGTCTTTGAGCAGAGATATGAGGCCATTAAAACCTGCATCCAAGTTCTTCCATCTTTATCCTCAATACAACATCATGGCTGTTTCCCTTTGCACTTTGTCTGACCAACAACTAATCAAATAACAGGCTAGTTATTTGCACATTAAACAGGCTTTCACCCTAATGAAtttcacacaaaatacacacattcataaatTATAAATGGCATATGGCACATGTCAATAATTCATCTGCCTTTGCAGTCTGGTACCCATCAGTGTGTTAGTCCCAGTTGGAAACCTGAAATCACTTAATAAATTATAACATAATCTTTATTATTGCCTTCTTTGTGCAGGGTTTTCAAAGTCAGTCCCTCACACTGAAGACTTCAACCTCACATAACACTGTTGAAGCAAAGCAGGAGTTGGATCTTATTTTGACGACTGTGCTGGAGGGGCAGGAGGAGTACACAACTCGGGACGATGGCATCACCTTTTGTGCCTGTCCCTGTGCCCATGGACAGAGCCTTGTCAGGTGGTAGCAGCAAGCTGAGGCGGCCACAGCGAGCCTCATCACTGGGAAGTGTCTCCACCAGCTCTCAGTCCTCTGTCACCCGGGTTTCTGAGGAGGACCATGGGAGAGGGTGCAGAGGATTAGGTTCCCAGCACCAGTCCCGCTGCTCAGACAGAGGAGGCCGCAGCCGGACGCCGCCGCCCCTCCAAAGCCCTGTGACACGGGCTAGGGTGAACGGGACACTGGAGCCCTCTGTTGAGTACTCAAGCTGCCCTCGCTCCATGTCGGATCCTGCTGGGAGCCAGCAAGTGGAGGAGAGACCTATCACCCCCACTGTGCTAGGATATGAGGTCATGGAGGAGAGAGCCAAGTTTACGGTATGAGCCCAGAGAATTGGTTATGTAGCATTATGGTTTAGCTAATCAACATGCAAATGAAAGCTATGACAAACTTTAATGTATAGCCTGGCAGCAACACATTTTTTCAGTACCCATAATTTAAAGCAGACACCACAGAGGAAGTGTTCCAATCTTAGTTTAGGCTATAATGGTGTTATATTTGAACATGTCATGTTTACAGTAGCATCTTTGCCACTGTTTCTCTATTTGTAGTCTTTAAGATTAtcttctctgctgcaggtgtatAAGATCCTCGTCAGGAAGACTCCAGATGAAAGCTGGGTTGTTTTTAGAAGGTACACAGACTTCTCCAGACTCAACGACAAGGTATGTTTGTACTGGTAATCAAATCTGAAGCTCATTTCTAATCTGTATGTGGATGCTCTTGTTTTTAATCCCTTTCATATCTGAAGACACAGTGGGTTTGACAGCATTTTCCTTTCAGCgtgctttcttttgtttttgaatgCTCTGTGGAAATGATTAGAGCCAAACAAAGAAGCTTACTGTTCCCCAACCACAAACAGGTCTGTGCCAACTAGGAGAAAAGGTCGCCTGTGGTTTTAGGAAGGACAGCTTTGTCACAGATAATAAAACGGGAAAATATCAAGCCAACTAGTGGTGCTGTGCAGTATATGGGGAAAAAACCTATTACTTACagtgaaataataaaaagtgattttactgaggttttgtttttgacGCAGGCAAGAAGcatgaaaaacaggaaattgGAACACCCCACATTCAATTACAAAGAGGTGTGGATATTGTCTTCGTGCCTGTGGCTTTTCCACAAAGGGCAGCTGCAGCGAGTGTGCTGTGTTCGCCATATGCATAAATGTGCACgactctatctctctccctgTTTGAATAGAGTTTAACACATGTGACATATAGGATTGCTATATTCAAGCGTATGTTGATGACTGACGCAtcaagcatatatatatatatgaacacTGAAGCTACAGTTATATAAGAGCCTGCCTGCTGCGAAAGAACATtaaagagcagcagaggcacCTAACATGGTCAAAGAGTGAGCAGGTATTCTGTAATGCAGCACTGCCTCCATACTGGTTGCCTGGCGCCAAGTATTGTTTGCGTTGAAGTTGGGACCTCATCCTGCATTGGTTCACTCAGAGTTTATGTACATTAttcatgcacatacacatgacCATACACAACTTCTGAGTGAACTGACATCAGGCTCCCTTAACGACACAGTATCTTTGTGTCAGAAACTCCTCCAGGCATTTCTTAGATGTTGACAGAATAATTGCACAGATAGATGAAGGTAAACATGATTAACATTAAAGGTTCCACTGGAAGGCAATGAACAGATGGCTTCTCTCAAATATCTAGCAGTAGTTCAGCAATTTGATGTGTTTATCTACAGTACAAAGGAAGTGGTCAGCCTTAGTTCTTATCTCATCATCTTGAactattcatatttttttttaaatctgtgtgcACTAGGTGCTTTAGACAGTCTCAGTTCTGCTGAAATGTGACCAAACCCCTACTGTGTTTTATGTATGGTAGAACTCAAGCAACTCGTTCTCATGTCAGACCCACCTTTCTACCCACTGAGCAGCTGTGCAGACCACAGTGAAATTTTAGAAGCTGCCTGAGTTTTTTGTGTTAGCACTGTTCCTCCTGTCAAAGTCATAGCTCAGAATGGGGccaggaaaaaaatggaaaggcGATCAGTGGTGGCAACGGGTGTGTTTTGTTCTCATCAAATGACTCTGTGAAGGGTTTTGACCATCCATATGCTACCATGGTATGCCAACTCAGTAAACACCATTTCTCTTGATCTCTTCCCTGAACACTGCTTGCTTTTATCATTGCAGTATTTCCTTATATTGTATTAAAAACAATTATATTTATTTCCAAAtgttgtagctgctgtgtgtgatacTCATGCactttgtatgtctgtgtattcATTCCAGTTAAAGGAGATGTTTCCAGGCTTCCGCCTCTCGCTGCCTCCTAAGCGGTGGTTCAAAGATAACTATGAGATCGACTTCCTGGAAGACAGACAGCTGGGGCTTCAGGCTTTTTTGCAAAATTTAGTCGCACACAAGGACATTGCCAACTGGTCTGTAACACAATTTATGCAAGTTTTGTATCATGCTGAGACACCGGTGCAATCAATTATTCGTCCTCCTTGACAGCCTCCCAGTGAGAGAGTTCCTGTGTCTGGATGACCCTCCTGGCCCTTTCGATAGTCTGGAGGAGAGCAGGGTAAGTGAACATAAACAACTGGAAGCAAAACTTTGAACAGCCCTAGTAAAAttaaatgtgttgatgatttaACAACTCCACATCCTGGTCAGCCATTGGTGGACCATTCCACCTGTTCAGATTGACCCAAACAAAGCATAACGCCACTTCCACCATATCTTATTATTGGTATGTGTTGGTTTGGTATAGGTAGGTATTGTACATGCACATATTTTTCTAACCGTCAGACAGGTGTGgatgtttttccttttgtgcTGCCCTGTATTATATGTAGGAAGCAATCAGTTATAGGGAAGGTTGATGCATCTTTCCAGTGTGCAGTATCAACAGGAGAAAGAGTTGCCTTGCCACCATAACACAGATATCAACATCTGAAGTATGCAAAACCGCATCTGGATAAATCTGTCAAGTGTTTTAGGCAGACATAATGGGCTCCATCTGGCTAAAGAGCCCAAAGGTACATTAGAGAAGAACAGAACAGAGTTTGATGAAAAGACCATGTTGCACACTGCTGTTTTGGGCTGGTGTTGAAGCCACTGGGACAGGAAACGATATATGGATGAAGTGGATATTCCACTAAAAATGAGCAAAGTCTGGATTCAGACGTCATGTAGTAAGTCAAgaaagtgatgctgaaaagagCTGGCCTCTACAACAGTACAAAGATCCAAAGTACGGTATAATGCCAAGTATGACTACAACAAGTGCCTTTTAAAATTCATGGGCAGGTTACAGCAACCACATTAGTGCAGATGTACCTATCAGCCTATTAATCTCCTGCTCTATCCTTCCCTCACATGTGAATGAGACTCCCAAATACACAAACTcgtccacttggggcaggagctctcctctaATCCGGAGAGGACAAACCATCTTTTTCCAGTCGAGAACAATGGCCttagacttggaggtgctgattctcatcctagccacttcacactcggctgcaaactgTCCCAGTGGACACTGAAAGCCCTGGtttgatgaagccaacaggacaaaaATCATAGGCAAAAAGCAGAGACGAAATCCTGTGGTCCTGGACTCCCTCCGGCGCCTCGCTGTgtctagaaattctgtccataaaacgTCTAACTGCCAGCAATGTGAATCAAACTGCTGCTCCGctcatacagagacagagaacagCCCTTAGAAGAGGGCCTCGGACTCCATATTCCCAGAGCACCCACCACCTAGGTTGTGGTTAATACATCCACACTTGTTATCCCTGTCTTCTCTTCTGTTGCCTGTCAACAAAATACAGCAGGTTGGATTTATGTCATAAACATTTTCTGTGTTCCCTCCTTCCAGGCTTTCTGTGAGACTCTGGAGGAGAGCAATTATCGTCTCCAGAAGGAGTTGCTGGAGAAGCAGAAGGAGATTGCCTCCCTgaagaggaagctggaggagaggGAACAAGCCATCCTGCTACTGGAGAAACACATCAAGTTAgtagacagacacaaacatggaggCAGGTCACTGGCAACATTAAAGCTAGCAACTAAGCCAATAAAAATGTTATGGTTGTGTTTGCTTATGTCTCAGTGGTGAGTGTGCGGGCACAGAATCTCCATGCGGTCTGTCAGCTCCGGGCAGTGAGAGCAGTGCAGATGCAGATGTGGAGTCATCTGCTGCAGAGGCCGATCAGGACATGCCTCACGACACTGggtaaaagacacacacatacagaaggaGTCAAACTGAAACACAGCCAAATGTTCTGTGCTTTTCCCTCCACAAATATCAAGCCATAAGTTACTATACTAATCCTTTGAGAGAGCAGCTCAGCGGTCTGAGGGAGGTTTAATGAGTCATTAGAATGCTGAACATTGATTGGACCTATACAGTGTGGGGTTTGCCTGCCTACTCCAGCTACTCCACCTAATTACATTACatagcaggaggaggaggaagtaataaaaacaatgaGGATTGCAGAAAGAGTGTATCCCCATAGTGAGTAGCATCAGTATCAGAAAAGAAAACCTTCAGCTGGGCCAGCAGGTTTAAACCCAGAGTCCAAGAAATGGGATCACTATAAATGAATTAGTGGGTGGCATGATGATGCGGGAGTCTGCCGTACAACAACAATGTGTTGGTTCAGTGATGCCCACATGTGCAGGTGTTTATGGAGCATATTTACTGCAGATTGTGTGGGGTTATGTTTCTGGCACGCTAATGTTAAGAAATGTATAACCCAGAGTTTCCAGTAATGGTTTTCAGGCCCACATTGATTGCGTGTCTTTGTAAACATATCACTCTCTGATTGGTTCCAGTGCAGCTCTGCCCATTGAGCAGAATGGGTCAAACCTCAGCAGGACTCACTCTTATTTGTTGCAATAGCAAAACATACATGTGGTTTCTATCAATGTGTCACTCTCTTTATGGTCTGTCTGCATTGGAATTTGTTACATTTTT
This portion of the Parambassis ranga chromosome 20, fParRan2.1, whole genome shotgun sequence genome encodes:
- the snx16 gene encoding sorting nexin-16 isoform X1, with product MASPFVPVPVPMDRALSGGSSKLRRPQRASSLGSVSTSSQSSVTRVSEEDHGRGCRGLGSQHQSRCSDRGGRSRTPPPLQSPVTRARVNGTLEPSVEYSSCPRSMSDPAGSQQVEERPITPTVLGYEVMEERAKFTVYKILVRKTPDESWVVFRRYTDFSRLNDKLKEMFPGFRLSLPPKRWFKDNYEIDFLEDRQLGLQAFLQNLVAHKDIANCLPVREFLCLDDPPGPFDSLEESRAFCETLEESNYRLQKELLEKQKEIASLKRKLEEREQAILLLEKHINGECAGTESPCGLSAPGSESSADADVESSAAEADQDMPHDTGSAAPI
- the snx16 gene encoding sorting nexin-16 isoform X2; this encodes MASPFVPVPVPMDRALSGGSSKLRRPQRASSLGSVSTSSQSSVTRVSEEDHGRGCRGLGSQHQSRCSDRGGRSRTPPPLQSPVTRARVNGTLEPSVEYSSCPRSMSDPAGSQQVEERPITPTVLGYEVMEERAKFTVYKILVRKTPDESWVVFRRYTDFSRLNDKLKEMFPGFRLSLPPKRWFKDNYEIDFLEDRQLGLQAFLQNLVAHKDIANCLPVREFLCLDDPPGPFDSLEESRAFCETLEESNYRLQKELLEKQKEIASLKRKLEEREQAILLLEKHINGECAGTESPCGLSAPGSESSADADVESSAAEADQDMPHDTGGRCEVQPVRSSACWCGPSLSTSPPVIQVTQLYHKKLEH